In Arachis hypogaea cultivar Tifrunner chromosome 17, arahy.Tifrunner.gnm2.J5K5, whole genome shotgun sequence, a single window of DNA contains:
- the LOC112765630 gene encoding probable methyltransferase At1g29790, protein MGSVSLKIGDGTARFKSATVCSSAVNILMIFSVITTNLFALYAFTASNKHHQSQHLLLQHAHKNFSLISEQVQLILNEIDSSQKKLAQMEKQLLGYDTIDLSRPNIAPELKLFLQQHQLPLGKDSKTGITEMVPSVGHSCEKSSDLLSQYMTYKVYGSCQDDWILAQKLILRACEPLPRRRCFAKFVSKVGLYPFPDSLWKLVANKTVNWSGLSCKNFQCLNGKKLNRECIGCFDLLNGYESQRFIKARGKNDFLIDDVLELGSGGIRVGLDLGGGSGSFAARMAERNVTVVTSTLNVDAPFSEFIAARGLFPLYLSLDHRFPFYDNVFDLVHAASSLDVGGKPEKLEFLMFDIDRILRPDGLFWLDNFYCTSDEKKRELTRLIEKFGYKKLKWVVGEKIDSLGSGKSEVVLSAVLQKPVRV, encoded by the coding sequence ATGGGTTCTGTTTCTCTGAAGATAGGCGATGGAACTGCGAGATTCAAGAGTGCCACTGTGTGTTCTTCAGCTGTCAACATCCTCATGATATTCTCCGTTATCACCACCAACCTCTTCGCACTCTACGCTTTCACCGCTTCCAACAAACACCACCAAAGCCAGCACCTTCTCCTCCAGCATGCTCACAAGAACTTCTCCCTCATCTCCGAGCAGGTCCAGCTCATACTCAACGAGATCGATTCCTCTCAGAAGAAGCTTGCCCAGATGGAGAAACAGCTTCTCGGTTACGATACCATCGATCTTTCAAGGCCCAACATTGCACCCGAGCTCAAACTCTTTCTCCAGCAACACCAGCTCCCTCTCGGCAAGGATTCCAAGACTGGAATCACTGAGATGGTGCCATCTGTTGGCCATTCCTGCGAGAAATCCTCCGACTTGTTGTCTCAGTACATGACTTACAAGGTTTATGGAAGCTGCCAAGATGATTGGATTTTGGCGCAGAAGCTTATCTTGCGTGCCTGTGAGCCTTTGCCTCGAAGAAGGTGTTTTGCTAAGTTCGTTTCCAAGGTCGGCCTTTATCCTTTTCCTGATTCACTTTGGAAACTTGTTGCTAATAAAACTGTTAACTGGAGTGGTCTTAGTTGTAAGAATTTTCAGTGTTTGAatgggaagaagttgaatagaGAGTGTATTGGCTGTTTTGATTTGCTTAATGGTTATGAGAGTCAGAGGTTTATTAAGGCTAGGGGTAAGAATGACTTTCTCATTGATGATGTGTTGGAACTGGGAAGTGGTGGAATCAGAGTTGGGCTTGATCTTGGAGGTGGCTCTGGCTCCTTTGCCGCTAGAATGGCCGAAAGGAATGTAACTGTGGTTACTAGTACTCTGAATGTTGATGCCCCTTTCAGCGAATTCATTGCGGCAAGGGGATTATTCCCTCTTTACTTGAGCTTAGATCATAGGTTCCCGTTCTATGACAATGTGTTTGACTTGGTCCATGCTGCAAGTTCCTTGGATGTTGGTGGGAAACCAGAGAAGTTAGAGTTTTTGATGTTCGACATTGATCGCATTTTGCGCCCGGATGGCTTGTTTTGGCTGGACAACTTCTATTGCACAAGTGATGAGAAGAAGAGAGAACTGACTCGGTTGATCGAAAAGTTTGGATATAAAAAGTTGAAATGGGTTGTGGGAGAGAAAATTGATAGTCTTGGATCAGGCAAGTCTGAAGTTGTCTTATCTGCTGTTCTTCAGAAGCCAGTAAGGGTGTAA
- the LOC112764893 gene encoding uncharacterized protein, whose product MLKFLSKVKIEYNALDPRIASCMEFMAQCNSRKARESNPACQVEVKRRTDEHPPQITVTFVNGVEQAFDATSTPAQSIRTMILEKGQTLETEQMFREAGESWPVIIPKEELSQPAPGVKPRKAEEKKQ is encoded by the exons ATGTTGAAGTTCCTATCAAAAGTGAAGATCGAGTACAATGCGCTGGACCCGCGAATAGCATCGTGTATGGAGTTCATGGCACAGTGCAACTCACGCAAGGCGAGGGAATCAAACCCTGCGTGCCAGGTGGAGGTGAAGCGCCGAACCGACGAACACCCGCCGCAGATCACGGTGACCTTCGTCAACGGCGTCGAGCAAGCCTTCGATGCGACCTCAACCCCTGCACAGAGCATAAGGACCATGATTCTTGAAAAAGGCCAAACCCTAGAGACCGAGCAGATGTTCCGAGAAGCTGGTGAGTCATGGCCCGTCATCATTCCCAAAGAAGAGCTATCTCAGCCCGCACCTGGCGTCAAG CCCAGGAAAGCAGAGGAGAAGAAGCAATAG